The Methanomassiliicoccales archaeon DNA segment AGCACCCTCGTATCTGAGATTGAAAAGGAAGCACCGGACGTACTTGGAATGAACTGCTCTACACACATGTTTCTAGACACCATGAAGGTGGTAAGCGAAGTCAAGATGCGGATGCCAGATATTACTGTAATTCTTGGTGGGTACCATCCAACCTTTACCTCCAAAGAAATTCTTGCGTCCTATGAAGAAGTCGATTTTATTGTCAGGGGAGAAGGGGAACTCGTGCTCCCGCAGCTTCTTGATTTCATTGAAAAGAATCAGCGACCTTACTCTTTGAGTGGAGTCGCATTTCGAGATGGTAGGAAAATCGTCCAAAATGAATTCGACCTGATACGAGATCTTGATTCATTGCCTTTTCCAGATAGACATCTTGTGGCAGATGTGGAATATGGGTATTCACACCTCGGCGTACCATTAACATTCGGAAAGTTGACGACTATCTGTTCATCAAGAGGGTGTCCCCATGAGTGCACTTATTGTTCCTGCTCGCGCCTAATGAAGAAGAAATACAGAGAAAGGAGCCCCTCTAACGTTATCGACGAGCTGATTCAAATAGAAAGCCAAGGATACAAGAATTGCATTTTTGTCGACGATAATTTCACATTGAATAGAAAAAGAGTAATCGAACTGTGCAGACTCATAAGACGAGAACGATTGGATTTGAGGTTCTATGCAGAAGGTCGGGTAGACCGAGCCGACATCTCACTGCTGAAAGAAATGAAGAAGGCGGGCTTTGAAGTCATTTACTTTGGTGCTGAAAGCGCATCAGCAAGGGTCTTATCGTATTACAAAAAGGGATGTAAACCCGATGAAATTCGCAACGCCATTCGTAATGCGAAGAAGGCAGGGCTACTGGTTGTTGCATCGTTCATAATAGGTGCTCCTATTGAGAATCATGACGATGTAATGATGACTCTAGATCTTATAGAAGAAACCTACCCTCATGCAATTCAAATCAATATACTGGATTGTTTGGTTGGAACCCCAATGTGGGAAAATTTCGATTCTTTGGGGCTCATTGGAGGAGATGATTGGAAAACAAATCACCGGATATTTGAGTATCCTGTAACTCCCTTTTCCAAAGAAGAGTTAGATACCTTTGTGCGTCTTGGATATAGCAGACTCTTCAATAAATGGAAAAAACCTAAGAGCCTGATTTCACTTTTCCTGTCACTTACAAAGAACAGAGTCCTAAGAAATATCCTTTTCTACAATCTAAGGAATCCTGCAGCCAGACAATTAATTTCCAATGCATAAATGAGAGCTGGTTACTGTGTCAATGAACAAAGGCATGCATTTGCGCCACACGGCTATTTTGAACTGATATGCAAACCACACGCACGTAATCGAGCTTTTTTCAAAAACGAATTTTGCTATTATTGTAGGAGTCAGTTTATGCATCAAATCAGTTTATGGGAGATAATTTCTTATAGAAGTACTTA contains these protein-coding regions:
- a CDS encoding radical SAM protein, encoding MKILLSTPPGKSSECWPPLGLLYLASSLKKQRGDKVRVFDAFCLNMDSSTLVSEIEKEAPDVLGMNCSTHMFLDTMKVVSEVKMRMPDITVILGGYHPTFTSKEILASYEEVDFIVRGEGELVLPQLLDFIEKNQRPYSLSGVAFRDGRKIVQNEFDLIRDLDSLPFPDRHLVADVEYGYSHLGVPLTFGKLTTICSSRGCPHECTYCSCSRLMKKKYRERSPSNVIDELIQIESQGYKNCIFVDDNFTLNRKRVIELCRLIRRERLDLRFYAEGRVDRADISLLKEMKKAGFEVIYFGAESASARVLSYYKKGCKPDEIRNAIRNAKKAGLLVVASFIIGAPIENHDDVMMTLDLIEETYPHAIQINILDCLVGTPMWENFDSLGLIGGDDWKTNHRIFEYPVTPFSKEELDTFVRLGYSRLFNKWKKPKSLISLFLSLTKNRVLRNILFYNLRNPAARQLISNA